In Aspergillus flavus chromosome 3, complete sequence, one genomic interval encodes:
- a CDS encoding serine/threonine specific protein phosphatase (protein phosphatase type 2A protein), translated as MPGLPASIDLDECIERLYRKELLADSVIEAICAKAKELLMKESNVVHIAAPVTVVGDIHGQFFDMLEIFKIGGFCPNTNYLFLGDYVDRGLFSVETISLLVCLKLRYPHRVHLIRGNHESRGVTQSYGFYTECVRKYGNPNVWHYFTDMFDFLTLSVVINDQIFCVHGGLSPSIHSIDQIKIIDRFREIPHEGPMADLVWSDPDTERDEFSLSPRGAGYTFGAQVVRKFLEVNSMSHILRAHQLCQEGYQVLYDDRLSTVWSAPNYCYRCGNLASVLEVSDTGERFFNIFDAAPENDAHRNEQQAQQNKDGQNPVIDYFL; from the exons ATGCCTGGCTTACCGG CGAGTATCGACCTGGACGAGTGTATAGAGAGGCTCTATAGAAAGGAGTTGCTGGCAGACTCTGTGATTGAGGCAATATGCGCCAAAGCTAAAGAGCTGTTGATGAAAGAGAGCAATGTGGTTCATATTGCGGCACCGGTGACGGTAGTGGGAGATATCCACGGGCAGTTTTTTGATATGCTTGAAATCTTCAAGATCGGAGGCTTCTGCCCAAACAcaaattatctatttctag GCGACTACGTGGATCGTGGTTTATTCAGTGTAGAAacaatttcccttcttgtctGTTTAAAGTTACGATACCCCCATCGCGTGCATCTTATTCGAGGAAACCACGAGTCTCGCGGTGTCACGCAATCCTATGGATTTTATACCGAGTGCGTGCGGAAATACGGCAACCCCAACGTATGGCACTACTTCACTGATATGTTCGACTTCCTCACCCTGAGCGTGGTTATTAACGATCAAATCTTCTGTGTCCACGGCGGACTATCCCCGTCCATCCACTCCATAGACCAAATTAAAATCATTGACCGTTTTCGTGAGATCCCTCATGAAGGCCCCATGGCCGATCTGGTCTGGTCCGACCCGGATACCGAACGAGATGAGTTCTCCCTTTCGCCAAGGGGAGCTGGATATACATTCGGTGCGCAGGTTGTCCGGAAATTCCTCGAAGTCAATAGCATGTCCCATATTCTGCGGGCGCACCAGCTGTGTCAGGAGGGGTATCAGGTTCTCTACGATGACCGGCTCAGTACCGTGTGGAGTGCACCGAACTACTGCTATCGATGCGGTAATCTTGCGAGCGTCCTCGAAGTTAGCGATACCGGCGAGAGGTTTTTCAACATCTTCGACGCAGCCCCGGAGAACGATGCCCATCGCAACGAACAGCAAGCGCAGCAGAATAAGGACGGACAGAACCCGGTGATTGACTACTTTTTGTGA
- a CDS encoding putative amidohydrolase (unnamed protein product) — MHCNPTFLARHISLYVCHTLPFHKMARSSLSEILTAASLSLAPYEDLYKYFHAHPELSRQEKSTSEKLAAHLAQLKVYELHTNIGGYGLAGVFRNGEGKTVLLRADMDALPVKELTGLPYASSLTMRDTEGNEKPVMHACGHDMHITCLLAAAETLVKMRDEWSGTLIVLFQPDEERGGGAQAMVDDGLYSKIPVPDYVLGQHVMRMRAGSVGSRPGAIMAAADSMKITVFGRGGHGSQPHQTVDPVLLAAHIVIRLQGIVSREINPSDLAVLTVGSLQAGQTENIITDRAEIGVDFRSVKLEIREQIISAIKRIVEAECAASGSPKPPVFTPTRRFPPTLNDKDAASQVAATFATHFDDFDDDVPRTNVSEDFSTLATCRGIPSCFWLLGGIDPELWDKAQADSRTEEIPGNHSALFAPVIQPTMRVGVDALCLAALTFLKN, encoded by the coding sequence ATGCACTGCAACCCCACCTTCCTTGCACGGCATATATCCCTCTACGTCTGCCACACACTGCCATTCCACAAGATGGCACGGTCAAGCTTGTCAGAAATTCTCACGGCAGCGTCATTGAGCCTGGCTCCCTACGAGGACCTTTACAAGTATTTCCATGCGCATCCCGAACTTTCCCGGCAAGAGAAATCTACATCGGAAAAGCTCGCGGCACACCTGGCCCAGCTGAAAGTCTATGAGCTCCATACCAACATCGGAGGCTACGGCCTAGCAGGCGTATTTAGAAATGGCGAGGGCAAGACTGTGCTCCTGCGAGCGGACATGGACGCACTTCCGGTCAAGGAGTTGACCGGGCTCCCCTATGCAAGCTCCCTCACTATGCGCGATACCGAAGGGAACGAGAAGCCAGTAATGCATGCTTGTGGTCATGACATGCATATTACATGTCTCCTAGCAGCGGCAGAGACGCTTGTAAAGATGCGGGACGAGTGGAGCGGGACCTTAATCGTGCTGTTCCAACCAGACGAAGAGCGAGGTGGAGGTGCGCAGGCGATGGTTGATGATGGACTCTACTCCAAGATTCCAGTGCCTGATTATGTCCTTGGTCAGCACGTCATGAGAATGCGGGCAGGAAGCGTTGGCTCGCGCCCCGGAGCCATCATGGCTGCTGCCGACAGCATGAAGATCACAGTCTTTGGGCGTGGTGGTCATGGATCTCAGCCTCATCAGACAGTGGATCCAGTGCTTCTTGCTGCACATATTGTCATTCGACTACAAGGTATCGTGAGCAGAGAGATCAACCCAAGCGACCTCGCTGTCTTGACCGTCGGAAGTCTCCAGGCCGGGCAGACAGAGAACATCATTACCGACAGGGCCGAGATCGGTGTTGACTTTCGGTCTGTTAAATTGGAGATTCGGGAACAAATTATCTCTGCGATTAAGCGTATCGTCGAGGCCGAGTGTGCGGCGAGTGGCTCGCCCAAGCCCCCTGTGTTCACCCCGACGAGACGCTTCCCACCTACCCTGAACGACAAAGATGCTGCATCTCAAGTTGCCGCGACATTTGCAACTCACTTTGACGACTTCGATGACGACGTACCGCGAACCAATGTTAGCGAGGATTTCTCTACGCTAGCAACCTGCCGAGGGATCCCTAGCTGTTTCTGGCTCCTAGGAGGCATTGATCCTGAACTTTGGGATAAGGCACAGGCAGATTCTCGCACAGAAGAGATCCCAGGAAATCACTCGGCGCTCTTCGCACCCGTTATTCAGCCAACAATGAGAGTTGGAGTGGATGCGTTGTGCCTTGCTGCCCTGACTTTCTTGAAAAATTGA
- a CDS encoding immunoglobulin E-set: MPEHEEDLVASKTEGFKVGEKKTINEYTELANLPRGIAPYRYARTGAMELQNSIPAAPRANKNDESLNRWKASLGLATGATIGDPSDPRKCIIKSLALEVEGRPDVVIDVSAPGAVDTLKDKPFTIKEGAHFRIKVVFQVHHEVLSGLKYLQVVKRKGVRVSKDEEMLGSYAPNTTDKPVYEKKFQEEEAPSGFIARGHYNAVSKFVDDDDHTHLQFEWSFDIAKDW; this comes from the exons ATGCCTGAGCACGAAGAAGATCTCGTTGCCTCCAAGACCGAGGGTTTCAAGGtcggggagaagaagacaatcAATGAGTACACTGAGCTTG CCAACCTGCCTCGTGGCATCGCCCCTTACCGTTATGCAAGAACGGGAGCTATGGAACTCCAAAACTCCATTCCAGCTGCCCCCCGAGCTA ATAAAAATGACGAATCCCTAAACCGCTGGAAGGCCTCTCTAGGCCTTGCAACCGGTGCAACAATTGGAGACCCCAGCGATCCCAGGAAGTGCATCATCAAGTCTCTAGCCCTGGAGGTTGAGGGACGCCCCGATGTGGTCATCGACGTGTCCGCACCCGGTGCAGTTGATACTCTCAAGGACAAGCCATTCACCATCAAAGAGGGTGCCCACTTCCGGATCAAGGTCGTCTTCCAGGTGCACCATGAAGTCCTGAGCGGTCTGAAATACCTGCAGGTCGTTAAGAGGAAGGGTGTTAGAGTTAGCAAggacgaggagatgctgGGCAGCTATGCCCCCAACACCACCGACAAGCCCGTTTACGAGAAGAAGT tccaagaggaagaggccccCTCGGGATTTATAGCTCGTGGCCATTACAACGCGGTCTCGAAATTcgtggatgacgacgaccACACCCATCTGCAGTTCGAATGGTCGTTTGATATCGCGAAGGATTGGTAA